Proteins encoded by one window of Anaerosporomusa subterranea:
- the eis gene encoding enhanced intracellular survival protein Eis codes for MEFRIATADDFESVRRLWAYAFNGDEPFASWYFSSFYNPDNALGCWRDGRLLAVLHMHPYQLYLRGRVVDVSYIVGVATDPAARRSGMTGPLLAETLAEMRRRGRPVSILMPFKAGFYYPYDWRLCHHQLKYSLQLEDLRSVAKPAGEFRPAGLADIAALDAIYRNFVARWHGYIVRTTADWEHLLSEHANDEGYTYLVEFDGKPMGYILYILRNGKISVREMVYSNDQVKQGLVDFLYNHRSHAQTVEWNAPLDTADKVLFSLFEAKQDIRVFPFMTARMADVEQTLKTLVYPDGAWSVDLAVTDSLAPWNNRTFQLRVRDGRATLETTEASASAVIAVGAFTQLVFGRLTADELVRHGELTGSAGAIEALAQLFPRCDNFINEYF; via the coding sequence ATGGAATTTCGTATCGCAACTGCGGATGATTTCGAGAGCGTGCGCCGGCTGTGGGCTTATGCCTTTAATGGAGATGAACCATTTGCCAGTTGGTATTTTTCCTCTTTCTACAATCCAGATAACGCACTAGGCTGTTGGCGGGATGGTCGATTGTTGGCCGTATTACATATGCATCCATATCAATTGTATTTGCGCGGTCGGGTCGTGGATGTTTCGTATATTGTGGGAGTGGCCACCGATCCTGCGGCAAGGCGGTCAGGCATGACCGGTCCGCTATTGGCTGAGACTCTGGCAGAGATGCGCCGGCGCGGACGGCCGGTGTCCATTCTTATGCCGTTTAAAGCCGGGTTTTATTATCCCTACGATTGGCGGCTGTGCCACCATCAGTTAAAGTATTCCTTGCAACTTGAAGACTTGCGTTCAGTTGCAAAGCCAGCAGGAGAATTCCGGCCTGCCGGGCTGGCCGATATTGCGGCACTAGATGCAATATACCGCAATTTTGTCGCTAGATGGCACGGTTATATCGTTCGTACAACAGCAGATTGGGAACATCTGCTGAGCGAGCATGCAAATGATGAAGGCTATACGTATCTGGTAGAATTTGATGGAAAACCAATGGGCTACATTCTGTATATCCTGCGCAACGGAAAGATCAGTGTGCGTGAAATGGTATATAGTAATGATCAAGTCAAACAGGGTTTGGTGGACTTTCTCTATAATCATCGTTCACATGCGCAGACCGTGGAATGGAACGCTCCGCTGGACACGGCAGATAAAGTTCTGTTTTCCTTATTTGAAGCAAAACAAGATATTCGTGTATTTCCCTTTATGACTGCTCGAATGGCAGATGTTGAGCAAACTCTAAAAACACTGGTTTATCCAGACGGAGCCTGGAGTGTTGACCTTGCCGTAACCGACAGTCTAGCGCCCTGGAATAATCGTACGTTTCAACTGCGAGTCAGGGACGGTCGCGCCACGCTTGAGACGACCGAGGCGTCAGCTAGTGCGGTAATAGCAGTGGGGGCGTTTACTCAACTGGTTTTCGGTCGTCTGACTGCTGACGAATTGGTTCGGCATGGTGAACTGACCGGTTCGGCGGGAGCTATTGAAGCCCTTGCTCAGCTATTTCCCCGTTGCGATAACTTTATTAATGAGTATTTTTGA
- a CDS encoding sodium-dependent transporter yields the protein MQGKSRETFSSGLAVFFATLGSAVGLGNIWKFPYLTGENGGGAFLLVYFLCILLVGIPVMLCEFYAGRKTRKNAFGAYQQIKPGPVWKHIGTMGVGSAYFIMFFYSCVAGWVYYYLFKALKGDFIGVTLETAKAQFGATVVGPYSPIIWQVIVLIVVCAIVAAGVQKGIEKMTKTLMPVLFLLILICDLRAITLPGASEGLQFLFHVDFSKLTAPVILTALGLAFFKLSLGMGTMTTYASYFTHDNNLFRTAAKVATADTLVSLLAGIAIFPTVFSFGMEPGAGPGLLFMTIPLVFSQMPLGNLLLIAFFFLTSIAATTAMLSLVEVPVAYFVEEKGYTRRSAAILTGIIILAFGVLASLSADKSSLLGHITFGGKGFFDWFDYLSSNIMLPLGGLMIAVLIGYSVSKADIEKEFSNGGTLHQEGIITLFFFVIRYVTPALLIIVFLNSIGIIR from the coding sequence TTGCAAGGGAAATCAAGAGAAACCTTTTCATCCGGGCTAGCAGTTTTCTTCGCCACACTAGGTTCAGCTGTCGGCTTAGGGAACATTTGGAAGTTCCCTTATCTGACAGGAGAAAATGGGGGCGGCGCTTTCCTGCTGGTGTACTTTCTTTGTATTTTGCTTGTCGGCATTCCTGTCATGCTCTGTGAGTTCTATGCAGGGCGCAAGACCCGCAAAAATGCTTTCGGCGCCTATCAGCAAATCAAACCCGGTCCTGTCTGGAAGCATATTGGTACAATGGGGGTTGGATCCGCATACTTTATTATGTTCTTCTACAGTTGTGTAGCCGGTTGGGTTTACTATTACTTATTCAAGGCGCTTAAAGGCGATTTTATCGGGGTTACACTGGAAACAGCCAAGGCGCAATTTGGCGCGACTGTAGTTGGACCCTATTCGCCGATCATCTGGCAAGTTATTGTTCTCATCGTTGTCTGCGCTATAGTGGCTGCAGGAGTGCAAAAAGGTATTGAAAAGATGACAAAGACCTTGATGCCTGTCTTGTTCTTGCTCATACTGATTTGCGATTTACGGGCGATTACCTTACCTGGTGCAAGCGAAGGACTGCAATTCTTATTCCATGTTGATTTCAGCAAACTGACTGCGCCGGTTATTCTGACAGCACTAGGCTTGGCCTTTTTTAAGCTATCGTTGGGAATGGGCACCATGACAACCTATGCAAGCTATTTTACCCATGATAACAATTTGTTCCGCACGGCGGCTAAAGTTGCGACCGCAGACACCTTGGTATCTTTATTGGCTGGCATTGCTATATTCCCGACAGTATTCTCATTTGGCATGGAACCCGGCGCTGGCCCTGGTTTGTTGTTTATGACAATTCCTTTAGTTTTCTCGCAAATGCCGCTGGGTAATCTTCTGTTGATTGCGTTCTTCTTTCTTACCTCTATTGCGGCGACAACTGCCATGCTCTCCTTGGTGGAAGTGCCGGTGGCCTACTTTGTTGAGGAAAAAGGGTATACCCGTAGGAGTGCGGCTATCCTTACTGGGATTATCATCCTTGCCTTTGGCGTATTAGCATCGTTGTCAGCAGATAAATCGAGTCTGCTTGGCCACATTACCTTTGGTGGCAAAGGCTTCTTTGATTGGTTCGATTATCTGTCATCAAATATCATGTTGCCGCTGGGTGGTCTCATGATTGCTGTTTTGATTGGTTATTCTGTTAGTAAGGCGGATATCGAAAAAGAGTTTTCCAATGGCGGCACATTGCATCAAGAAGGGATTATTACTCTTTTCTTTTTCGTTATCCGCTATGTTACGCCTGCGCTGTTGATTATTGTATTTTTGAATTCAATTGGAATTATCCGATAA
- the ftsZ gene encoding cell division protein FtsZ encodes MLELDVQNNAFCVIKVIGVGGGGNNAVNRMIDAGVKNVEFIVVNTDAQALQSSQAPYRIQIGEKLTKGLGAGANPEVGEKAAEESREDILKAVRGADMVFITAGMGGGTGTGAAPVVAQCARDAGALTVGVVTRPFTFEGRKRQQQAVRGMERLREAVDTLITIPNDKLLQIASKKTTMLEAFSIADDVLRQGVQGISDLIAVPGLINCDFADVRTIMQNTGSAIMTIGRGAGENRVAEAAEAAIRSPLLEASMEGARGVLINVTGGPDMGIMEVNEVAGRITDAADPEANIIFGAAIDEGLGEELRVTVIATGFGAVSEPVRQPVMPVNPLKEKSPIEPVRRFGLDIPDFMRGADPRPKR; translated from the coding sequence ATGCTGGAATTGGATGTGCAAAACAACGCATTCTGTGTAATAAAAGTAATCGGCGTTGGCGGTGGAGGAAATAATGCAGTAAACCGTATGATTGACGCTGGCGTTAAGAATGTAGAGTTCATTGTCGTCAACACGGACGCGCAGGCGTTGCAGTCTTCTCAAGCTCCCTATCGGATACAAATTGGTGAGAAACTGACAAAGGGGCTTGGTGCGGGCGCGAACCCAGAAGTAGGGGAAAAAGCGGCTGAGGAAAGCCGTGAGGATATACTAAAAGCAGTGCGAGGCGCCGATATGGTCTTCATCACCGCCGGTATGGGCGGTGGGACAGGCACCGGGGCTGCGCCTGTTGTTGCGCAGTGCGCCCGCGATGCAGGAGCATTAACTGTAGGCGTTGTCACTAGACCTTTTACCTTTGAAGGGCGCAAGCGGCAACAGCAAGCTGTTCGCGGCATGGAACGACTGCGCGAGGCAGTTGATACTCTCATTACTATTCCCAATGACAAGCTGCTGCAGATCGCTAGTAAGAAGACCACAATGCTGGAGGCCTTCTCCATCGCTGATGATGTTTTGCGCCAAGGCGTGCAGGGTATATCTGACCTGATCGCTGTTCCTGGACTGATAAACTGCGACTTTGCTGATGTTAGAACCATTATGCAGAATACTGGCTCAGCCATTATGACCATCGGTCGGGGTGCTGGGGAGAACCGTGTCGCTGAAGCGGCGGAGGCAGCCATTCGCAGCCCATTATTAGAAGCGTCTATGGAAGGGGCGCGTGGAGTCCTCATTAATGTAACTGGCGGGCCGGACATGGGGATTATGGAAGTCAATGAGGTGGCTGGCCGAATAACTGATGCGGCTGATCCTGAAGCTAATATCATCTTTGGCGCCGCCATTGATGAAGGCTTAGGAGAAGAACTGCGCGTTACTGTTATCGCCACTGGCTTTGGCGCAGTGTCTGAGCCGGTTAGACAGCCAGTTATGCCTGTAAACCCCTTAAAAGAGAAAAGCCCGATTGAACCGGTGCGACGATTTGGTCTCGATATTCCTGATTTTATGCGCGGTGCTGATCCGCGTCCGAAACGCTAA
- the gmhB gene encoding D-glycero-beta-D-manno-heptose 1,7-bisphosphate 7-phosphatase, with product MMNRAIFLDRDGTINQDRGYIHKPSEFIFEYRAIEAISLLNQAGFIVIVVSNQAGIAHGHFSEQAVDCLHQWVSGQLALHGARIDAFYYCPHHPNGQSRYRTKCDCRKPAPGMLLRAAADFSIDLAASWMVGDHRSDMEAGTAAGVTPVFVLTGHGKQELPHIATSTRQAENLYEAVTKHILVLA from the coding sequence ATGATGAACCGAGCAATTTTTCTCGACCGTGACGGTACCATCAACCAAGACCGCGGCTATATTCACAAGCCAAGTGAATTTATCTTTGAATATCGCGCCATCGAGGCTATCTCCTTGCTAAACCAAGCCGGCTTCATAGTCATTGTTGTGTCCAACCAAGCGGGCATTGCCCACGGGCATTTCTCTGAACAGGCTGTTGACTGCCTGCACCAGTGGGTGTCTGGACAGTTAGCTTTGCACGGCGCCCGTATTGACGCTTTTTATTATTGCCCCCATCATCCCAACGGGCAAAGCCGTTACCGGACGAAGTGCGACTGTCGCAAACCCGCGCCAGGCATGCTGCTGAGGGCTGCAGCCGATTTCTCCATAGACCTTGCGGCCAGTTGGATGGTAGGAGATCATCGAAGTGATATGGAGGCGGGGACCGCCGCTGGCGTCACACCAGTGTTTGTACTGACCGGACACGGCAAGCAGGAATTGCCCCATATCGCCACCTCAACGCGTCAAGCTGAAAACCTGTACGAGGCAGTAACAAAACACATTCTAGTACTAGCCTAA
- the gluQRS gene encoding tRNA glutamyl-Q(34) synthetase GluQRS, whose product MRQVRGRFAPSPSGEMHLGNAWTALLAWLAARHSGGEMILRIEDLDPDRSRPEHASQIITDLRWLGLDWDEGPDIGGPYGPYTQDERRHLYDKAIRKLTEQGLIYSCFCSRAQLHSSPTLAPHAGETEWRYPGTCRLLTEQERQAWLEQGRRPLRRIVVPNRTFSFVDHIQGAYQQNLQAVSGDFVVQRSDGVHAYQLAVVVDDALMGVTQVVRGADLLGSTPRQLFLYQVLELTPPSFAHVPLLCGQDGQRLSKRHQALSLTALRQQGISPETIVGYLAWRAGLIKRNEAVAARDLIAGFSLTLLGKDPIAVGTNEL is encoded by the coding sequence ATGCGGCAAGTGCGGGGACGATTCGCTCCCAGTCCAAGCGGAGAGATGCATCTAGGTAATGCCTGGACAGCGCTTCTCGCATGGCTGGCAGCTCGTCATTCTGGCGGCGAGATGATCCTGAGAATAGAAGACTTGGACCCAGACCGGTCACGGCCTGAGCATGCCAGCCAAATCATCACTGATTTACGCTGGCTGGGATTAGATTGGGATGAGGGGCCTGATATAGGTGGCCCCTATGGGCCATATACTCAGGATGAGCGCCGCCATCTCTATGATAAGGCTATCCGAAAGTTAACTGAGCAAGGGCTAATCTATTCTTGCTTTTGCAGTCGGGCTCAACTACACTCGTCGCCTACGCTGGCGCCACATGCAGGTGAAACAGAGTGGCGTTATCCAGGAACCTGTCGCTTGCTCACCGAGCAGGAACGACAAGCCTGGCTGGAACAGGGACGGCGGCCGCTCCGACGGATTGTCGTCCCTAACAGAACCTTTTCTTTTGTAGACCATATCCAGGGCGCATATCAGCAAAATCTGCAAGCTGTTTCTGGTGATTTTGTCGTTCAGCGCTCTGACGGAGTACATGCCTATCAGCTAGCAGTAGTTGTAGACGATGCGCTGATGGGGGTTACGCAAGTAGTGCGTGGCGCGGACTTGCTTGGCTCGACGCCAAGACAATTGTTTCTTTATCAGGTTCTCGAACTGACGCCGCCCAGTTTTGCCCATGTCCCCCTGCTTTGCGGCCAGGATGGACAACGCCTCTCCAAACGGCATCAGGCTCTTTCGCTAACAGCATTGCGCCAACAAGGCATCAGCCCTGAAACGATTGTTGGCTATCTCGCCTGGCGAGCCGGACTGATTAAACGCAATGAGGCAGTTGCCGCGAGGGATTTAATTGCAGGCTTCTCCTTAACTCTGCTAGGTAAAGATCCGATTGCTGTTGGAACCAATGAACTGTGA
- a CDS encoding PHP domain-containing protein produces MRIDCHTHPLAHRYYYDSQHPDVLTQKDKEDIIGVLNMAVERGLDAVAVTDHDLALSGLWAQEYAKRELPLLRVIAGCECELYFQNEWIHILALNIHRPLAYTPYTSPNDLAAQVRIQGGIAVLAHPMCYSEAIYYSLKNIVDGVEYRNGAQECAGRDSYKAILDEDNYPGLRLYNSDYHYPSQPAKSQWNAATELSCEDFIHWFGKI; encoded by the coding sequence ATGCGAATAGATTGTCATACTCATCCGCTAGCGCATCGTTATTATTATGATAGTCAGCATCCGGATGTATTGACCCAGAAAGATAAAGAAGATATTATAGGCGTACTTAACATGGCTGTTGAACGCGGCCTCGACGCAGTCGCAGTGACTGACCATGACCTAGCGCTGTCCGGCCTTTGGGCTCAGGAGTACGCTAAACGAGAACTGCCGCTTTTGCGGGTAATTGCGGGCTGTGAATGTGAATTATACTTTCAGAATGAGTGGATTCATATTTTGGCACTGAATATTCATCGTCCTTTAGCCTATACCCCTTACACCAGCCCTAATGATCTAGCCGCGCAAGTGCGGATCCAAGGGGGCATTGCGGTACTGGCGCATCCGATGTGTTATAGTGAAGCTATTTATTATAGCTTGAAAAATATTGTGGATGGCGTGGAATACCGCAATGGTGCTCAAGAATGTGCGGGTAGGGATTCTTATAAAGCCATATTAGACGAAGACAACTATCCTGGATTGCGGCTGTATAACAGCGATTACCACTATCCCAGTCAGCCCGCTAAATCACAGTGGAACGCTGCGACTGAATTATCTTGCGAGGATTTTATCCACTGGTTTGGGAAAATATAA